One region of Eupeodes corollae chromosome 1, idEupCoro1.1, whole genome shotgun sequence genomic DNA includes:
- the LOC129953612 gene encoding uncharacterized protein DDB_G0283357: MKSNVSGRVVPQPGSSSGCRPHNFFYNFHQQQQQQHQQHHHQQQQHNLPYHPHHQQHQQQPQPPPHHQNYAMLPCFNQHNTSGWAGIPLISTAASSNRRQRKPTTGGHRHPPQQPLPCNSLPMYNSNRDLHSNEYDLNPMTRLAMHTQGAPLLLTGSFNRNRLNCNRQLRPLNPNSSEGYPPCGYKPNNPIHQKTKENHISGVGVGVGGGVSAVSNAQSDSTAVACLPRIIKPRKRRKKDRKPLPNTNNFVKKIDHESNACASKRDYPLNMVQHHTLPSSHMLGFDEFENRCNLKNDEPNHISDAQDPATGYICFCRQCDPLSRIWAFPLRRSHSDNSSDTTEFERATIKNVGVIGSNRQSTQGNIKNANHTGSLSDSSDSGYGDILSGIQIGDNFFQNDIDNNINSNNNYLQLQKLPNDLLLSPTAESLLTESINEISRKLMETCDIKGASASSSSSSSSSSTSSSSDSCSVFSDSGLSSTTSNNPPSGDELIFNFENLSINSLNNHPNLLFPTTNNINNTNESMFDCFSTSDINNNTIHVPGDGGGGSPRIDPHLFNCLDMLWGTQQQQQHQPSSSSLQSLAFSMSMSSSSSSSLHSDAPKQTTSSSFYRPAVASM, translated from the coding sequence agcaacaccaacaacaccatcaccaacaacagcaacataATCTGCCCTACCACCCACACCATCAGCAGCACCAGCAACAGCCTCAGCCGCCACCACATCATCAAAACTATGCAATGCTTCCATGTTTTAACCAACACAATACGAGTGGCTGGGCTGGGATACCTTTGATATCCACGGCCGCATCTTCAAACCGTCGTCAAAGGAAGCCAACTACTGGGGGACATAGACATCCACCCCAACAACCATTGCCCTGTAATTCCCTTCCAATGTATAATTCCAACCGAGATCTGCATTCCAACGAGTATGACTTGAATCCAATGACTCGTCTGGCAATGCACACCCAAGGAGCTCCTCTTCTCCTAACTGGATCGTTTAATCGGAATCGTTTGAATTGCAACCGTCAGTTGAGACCACTGAATCCTAATTCGTCTGAAGGATACCCTCCTTGCGGCTACAAACCCAATAATCCGATTcatcaaaaaactaaagaaaaccATATATCTGGAGTAGGAGTTGGTGTAGGAGGAGGAGTATCAGCAGTTTCGAATGCACAAAGCGATTCAACAGCAGTGGCTTGTCTTCCCAGAATCATCAAACCAAGAAAAAGGAGGAAAAAAGATCGCAAACCTCTTccaaacacaaataattttgtcaaaaaaattgatcatgaaTCGAATGCATGTGCTTCAAAGCGAGACTATCCGCTGAACATGGTTCAGCATCACACACTTCCATCCTCACATATGCTCGGTTTCGACGAATTCGAGAACCGATGCAATCTGAAGAACGACGAACCCAATCACATCTCAGATGCCCAGGATCCGGCAACAGGATACATTTGTTTTTGCCGACAATGCGATCCACTAAGTCGCATATGGGCATTCCCATTACGTCGATCACATTCCGATAACTCGTCCGACACCACGGAGTTTGAAAGAGCCACCATCAAAAATGTCGGAGTAATCGGTTCGAATCGCCAATCAACCCAAGGTAACATCAAGAACGCTAATCACACCGGCAGCTTGAGTGATTCCAGTGATTCTGGATATGGCGATATCCTGAGTGGAATTCAAATTGGtgataatttctttcaaaacgaTATCGACAATAACATCAATAGCAACAACAATTATCTTCAGTTACAGAAGCTTCCAAATGATCTCCTCTTAAGTCCTACAGCTGAATCCCTTCTAACTGAGAGTATAAATGAAATATCACGCAAGCTAATGGAGACTTGTGACATAAAAGGAGCGAGTGCAAGCAGCAGCagttcatcatcatcttcatcgacGTCGTCTTCATCAGATAGTTGCAGTGTTTTCTCAGACAGTGGCCTGAGTAGTACCACAAGCAACAATCCTCCAAGTGGCGATGAATTAATATTCAACTTTGAAAATCTCTCAATAAATTCCCTGAATAATCATCCCAATCTACTGTTTCCCACCACCAATAACATCAACAACACCAACGAATCCATGTTTGATTGTTTCTCCACTTCAGACATCAATAATAACACTATTCATGTACCAGGCGATGGAGGAGGAGGATCACCCAGGATAGATCCGCATCTCTTTAATTGCCTAGACATGTTATGGGGTactcaacaacagcagcaacaccaaccatcatcatcatcattgcagTCTTTGGCGTTTTCGATGTcgatgtcgtcgtcgtcgtcgtcgtcattgcACTCAGACGCTCCCAAACAAACAACGTCATCTTCGTTTTATCGGCCTGCAGTAGCTTCCATGTAG